Below is a window of Caldichromatium japonicum DNA.
ATCCGTTACTTCCATTCGTCGCAATACATCAGCGATCTCGCCAATGGGGCCACCTGTGTCGCACATGGCTATTCGGGCGATATCCTGCAGGCGCGCGAGCGTGCCGCTGAGGCCAATCAGGGCGTGAGGATCGTCTATCGCATCCCGCGCGAAGGGGCCGTGCTTTGGGTCGATGTCATGGCCATCCCCAAGGACGCACCCAACCCCGCCGCCGCCCATGCCCTGATCGCCTATCTGCTCAAACCCGAGGTGATCGCTGCGGCCTCGAATCATATCTTCTATGCCAACCCCAACTCGGCGGCCACGCCCTTATTGTCGCCTGAGCTGCGCGATGACCCCGAGATCTATCCGCCGCCCGAGGTGCGCGCCCGGCTCTTTACGCCAAGCGAGCGCAGCGAGCGTGAGATCCGCAACCTCAACCGGTTGTGGACCCGCCTCAAATCAGGCCGCTGATGGAGTTGGGCCGTGTCTAACGGCGCCCCTGGCCGTCACCCCCTCGAGCCTTGGCAGGACCCCAAGGCCAAGCCCTATGTCCGCATCGACCGCGTCACTAAAAAGTTCGGCGACCTCTATGCGGTTGATGATGTGACGCTCGAGATCTATCAAGGCGAGTTCTTTTCGCTGTTGGGCAGCTCGGGCTGCGGCAAAACCACGTTGTTGCGTCTGCTGGCGGGCCTCGAGTACCCCACCAGCGGGCGGATCTATATCGACGGGGCGGACGTCACCGATGTCCCACCCTATTCACGCCCCGTGAACATGATGTTTCAGTCATACGCGCTCTTTCCGCACATGACGGTGGAGCAGAACATCGAGTTCGGGCTGAAACAAGACCGCCTGCCTCGGCGGGAGCGCAAGGAGCGGGTCGATGAGATGCTTGAGCTCTTAAAGATCACCCCCTTGCGCAAGCGCCGGCCTGATCAGCTCTCGGGCGGCCAGCGCCAGCGGGTGGCGCTTGCCAGAAGCCTCGCCAAGCACCCCAAGCTCCTCTTGCTCGATGAACCCCTGGGAGCGCTCGACAAACGGCTGCGCGAGAACACCCAGTTCGAGCTAGTCAATCTACAAGAGCGCCTGGGGACGACCTTCATCACCGTCACCCACGACCAGGAGGAGGCCATGACCATGTCCAGCCGGATCGCGGTCATGGATGCTGGGCAGATCATGCAGGTCGATACCCCAACCGCGATCTATGAGTTCCCCAACAGCCGTTTTGTGGCCGAGTTTATTGGCTCGGTCAATCTCTTCGAGGGCAAGGTCATCGACCTGCAAGGGGATGACTTCTTGATCGAGGCCCAGTTTGGGGGCCTGATGCGCATGCGTAGCCTGCAACCCCATCCCATCGGCACACCGGTTGTCGTAGCGATCCGCCCGGAAAAGCTTCGCCTGTGTCAGACCCCGCCGAGCAACGGCGGGGTCAATCAGCTCAAAGGGGTGGTCGAAGACATCGCCTATCTCGGCGATGTCTCGATCTATCGTCTGCGCACCCCCAATGGCCCCTTGGTCGAGATGACCCTCACCAACATCCAGCCGCGCACCGAACAGGTCCTGACCTGGGAGCAGGAGGTCTGGGTCGAGTGGTCGCCGACCAGCGGCGTGGTCTTGACCGACTAAGGCCATGAAACCGCAAACCACAAGCGATGAGGAACGTCGGCTCGGGCGGCTGAGCAATATCGGCCTGCCTTATCTGTGGCTGGGGCTTTTTTTCCTCTTGCCCTTTGTCATCGTGCTGCGCATCAGTCTGGCCGAGCCCGCGCTCACCCAGCCGCCCTATACGGCGCTCTGGGAGTGGGTCGATGGGATGCTCGAGATCCGGCTCAACCTCAGGAACTTTCAGCTCATCTATGAGGACCAGCTCTATCTCCAGGCGCTGTTGAACTCGCTCTGGGTGGCCTTGGTCGGGACCCTGGGGTGTCTGCTCCTCGGCTATCCCATGGCCTATGCGATCGCGACCGCGCCCGAACACCGGCGCATCCCGCTTCTCATGCTGATCATCCTGCCCTTTTGGACCTCGTTCTTGATCCGTGTCTATGCCTGGATTGGTATCCTCAACGCCAACGGCCTGCTCAACGGCTTTTTGCTGTGGCTGGGGGTGATCAATGAGCCGTTGAAGATCCTGCATACCCAGAGCGCGGTCTATGTTGGGGTGATCTATTCCTATCTACCGTTCATGATCCTGCCGCTCTATGCTAATCTCACCCGGCTCGATCGGACCCTATTGGAGGCGGCGGCGGATCTGGGATGCCGGCCATGGTGTGCATTCTGGCGGATCACCTTTCCCCTGACCCTGCCCGGGGTCATCGCCGGCAGCATGCTGGTCTTCATCCCAGTGGTCGGCGAGTTCGTGATCCCCGATCTGCTCGGCAATCCAGGCAGCCTCATGGTCGGCCAATTGATGTGGACCGAGTTCTTTGCCAATAAGGACTGGCCACTGGCTGCAGCCCTAGCGATCGTGCTGCTGACGATCCTGGTTGTGCCCTTTGTCATCATGCAGCGCCTGCAACAAGAAGACGAGGTGACCTAGCATGGGACGCAGGTCCTGGCCCTTGCTCAGCGTCCTAGCCTTCGGCTATGCGTTTTTATATATCCCGATCGCCCTCCTGATCCTGTATTCGTTCAACGAATCGCGCCTGGTCACCGTCTGGTCGGGCTTTTCGCTCAAGTGGTATCGGGAGCTTTTGCACAACCGCCAGCTCCTCGAGGCCGCCTGGCTGAGCGTGCGCATCGCCGCAGTCAATGCCACGGTCGCTGTGGTTCTAGGGACCCTAGCCGCCAATGCCCTGGTGCGTCACCCGCGCTTTCGTGGGCGCACCCTGTTTGAGCTGCTTCTTGCCGCGCCCCTGGTGATGCCGGATGTGATCATCGGCCTGTCGCTGTTATTGCTGTTTGTCGCCATGCAGCAGACCATCGGCTGGCCGGGGGGTCGAGGATTCACCACCATCACCATCGCCCATATCACCTTCAGCCTTGCTTATGTCGCGGTCGTGGTACGCTCGCGCTTGATGCGCATGGACCGCTCGCTCGAAGAGGCGGCGATGGACCTGGGGGCGCGCCCGCTGACCGTCTATCTCCAGATCACTCTGCCTTTGATCGCACCGGCCCTGCTGTCGGGCTGGCTGTTGGCCTTCACCCTCTCGCTCGATGACCTGGTGATCGCGAGCTTCGTCTCCGGCCCAGGCGCAACCACCCTGCCCATGGTGATCTATTCGAGCGTACGCATGGGGGTCTCACCGCAGATCAATGCCTTGGCGACCCTGATCGTCTGCTTGGTTGCGATCGCCGTCCTGATCGCCGGTTCATCCATGCGGCGGCGGTGAGGGTGAGCATGGGCACGATGTGCTCGCCTTACCATCTACCAGTGACGGCGAGGGCCTGAGGACGACATGACGACACGAAACGAGATCGAGCTCATCCAGCCTGACGATTGGCATCTCCATCTGCGCGACGGTCCCGAGCTTGCTGCTGTGGTGGGCTTTAGCGCCCGCATCTTTGGTCGTGCCATCGTCATGCCCAACCTCAGACCGCCGGTGACCACGACCGAGCAGGCACTTGCCTATCGCGACCGCATCCGCGCAGCCTTGCCTTCCGACAGC
It encodes the following:
- a CDS encoding ABC transporter permease subunit, encoding MKPQTTSDEERRLGRLSNIGLPYLWLGLFFLLPFVIVLRISLAEPALTQPPYTALWEWVDGMLEIRLNLRNFQLIYEDQLYLQALLNSLWVALVGTLGCLLLGYPMAYAIATAPEHRRIPLLMLIILPFWTSFLIRVYAWIGILNANGLLNGFLLWLGVINEPLKILHTQSAVYVGVIYSYLPFMILPLYANLTRLDRTLLEAAADLGCRPWCAFWRITFPLTLPGVIAGSMLVFIPVVGEFVIPDLLGNPGSLMVGQLMWTEFFANKDWPLAAALAIVLLTILVVPFVIMQRLQQEDEVT
- a CDS encoding ABC transporter permease subunit, with protein sequence MGRRSWPLLSVLAFGYAFLYIPIALLILYSFNESRLVTVWSGFSLKWYRELLHNRQLLEAAWLSVRIAAVNATVAVVLGTLAANALVRHPRFRGRTLFELLLAAPLVMPDVIIGLSLLLLFVAMQQTIGWPGGRGFTTITIAHITFSLAYVAVVVRSRLMRMDRSLEEAAMDLGARPLTVYLQITLPLIAPALLSGWLLAFTLSLDDLVIASFVSGPGATTLPMVIYSSVRMGVSPQINALATLIVCLVAIAVLIAGSSMRRR
- a CDS encoding ABC transporter ATP-binding protein, which produces MSNGAPGRHPLEPWQDPKAKPYVRIDRVTKKFGDLYAVDDVTLEIYQGEFFSLLGSSGCGKTTLLRLLAGLEYPTSGRIYIDGADVTDVPPYSRPVNMMFQSYALFPHMTVEQNIEFGLKQDRLPRRERKERVDEMLELLKITPLRKRRPDQLSGGQRQRVALARSLAKHPKLLLLDEPLGALDKRLRENTQFELVNLQERLGTTFITVTHDQEEAMTMSSRIAVMDAGQIMQVDTPTAIYEFPNSRFVAEFIGSVNLFEGKVIDLQGDDFLIEAQFGGLMRMRSLQPHPIGTPVVVAIRPEKLRLCQTPPSNGGVNQLKGVVEDIAYLGDVSIYRLRTPNGPLVEMTLTNIQPRTEQVLTWEQEVWVEWSPTSGVVLTD